ATATCCACTGACTGTCCATTCGGTGGTCCGATGCAAAATCAACGTTGATGACCATAaatttcgtttttggttttgtttgtttctgcCTTGCGTtggccgctgttgttgttgctgttgctgctgctgctgctgctgctgttgttggttagGCATCTTTCAGCTATAGAGCGATAAACGCAGCTTATAAGGCCGcagttcagctcagctcagttcggttcagttcagttcagttcggttcgGTCAGTTGGTATTGCTTTGAAATGAATCTGCCACATGCCCCCAACTACAAACAgtcaaaatacatacatacaaacgtGTTGCACAGCACTTGGTGAAGCGCGCGTCGTGCGTCGCAGTCTACGAATATGTttgtagtatgtatgtatgttggcATTGTTTTGTGCCACAGATTGTGTCAGGTTGGAGTTGAGGCTATTCGGATAAAATTAAAGTAGCTTAAGCGGCCCACAAAGAAGAGAGCAATGCCTGCAAATTGTGAGCTAGTATTTCTGACTGTCTGGAAGAAACATTTTAGAATATTGTTGTACTAccaaaatactttaattttgtgtatttttatacccactacccataaCGTAAAACGGTGTTATATGTAAGAGACAAAAGGAAGCATCTCTGAcgatataaagaatatatattcttgaacatcttgacaatctggtaaatTTTGCACGATATGGAAAATTTTGActgtactatatcaatataccaatcatagaatttggtatattttaattttttttttttaagtatatatagttcaaaatgaataccgcTCTTTTTGCTTTCATAAAAAAATCGCTAGCGGGTATcacacagtcgagcacactcgactgcagtttccttacttgttatatttcCCGCAttcgaaaattgaaataatattttcatatattttgtcATCCTCAAATGCTTCTAATACAATTTTAGCTCGAATTGTTGTCACTTCCATTGCAGCTTATCGAAGTTAGACATTTCTGCAAATTCAAGAGATGCATTTCCAATGTCTGACATGAGGTTTGCCCTGTTTTTGTGCTGCACATTTGGCGGCGTCAGTTTGTCGTGCGTTTCATTAGTGGCACCTCAATCAGCAAATTAAGATAAGGGCGCCGTCGCCAAACTGAAAGCGTTCATGTTGAGTCCATGAGTTATAGCATGCATTAATGCGCAGCCAAATGTGACTCAAGCGTTGACTTTAAAGATACTTTTATTgcacagacaaacaaacatatgTTCGATAGCTTTTCGTATGTTACGCGAAAGTGTCAATGCGTTTGACAGCATGCAAGATATTGCTAAGTATTGACCAAAAGGGTAAAGTTCAACAAATAAATCCCGAAGAATACTTAACTTTTATAAGCTCAATTTGAGTAATTCTCATATGTGTTATCCTATTTGATAAAACGATTTTATGGTCATGTTAACAAATGTCAAATGCGTctttacataataataaaagcgaGAAGAGTTTTTACAGCTGTTGCTGTATTACAAATGATAGTAATCTGAATTTAAATCGATTGCTTAGCTGCCTCCAACTTTCACTTACAATCTTTTGCGCTCATAAAAGAAATGTAGACCTTATTACATTTGACATGTTGCGCTCGTTTCCCTTAACACAAACCGAAAAGAACAGAACAGTAACAGATGAACAGGAggaaaattgttttcttcgtttttttttgcttttgcttatgCGCAGCATCCCTTGCTACAAATCAAAagataaattgtttttgttcatgatttatatataaaaatatgatgtTGACTTGCAGCATTCCCAACCCCTGCCCTTTTAAGACATTACTTTCTCTTTGGTTTCTTATCGCTGGTGTTGAAAGGAagcaacaaatattaatattgtttgtATATCTGCTgccttttatttcattttcatttgccatGAGGGGAGGCGCAAAACTGAATGGACAACTTCAGAGGGGGGAGGACGACTCAAATgccaaatttaatattgtgaaatATGAGCGAAACGTTGTTATCGATTTTAAAAGATAagcacaaatattaatattgtttcgCTTGTTGTCAGTTGTGTGTTTGCGCTATTGTAATGAAATGCTTCAAATGCTTAGCTCGTATTTCTCTACTTACTGTCGTCCATCAATTTGGCCTGATAGCTGGGCGAGAACTTGAGGCgattttcaaatactttgcGAGTCAGCACCTCGATCAGTTTGCCGGGATCATTGCGCTTGTTGCACGTCTCCTTGTCCGAGAAGTGATCGAGGAACTCATCGCGCTTGCAATAGCGACACACACCGTTGACATATTCCTCCTCGCAGAGCGTGGCATTTGTGGCACGCGCCCAATCCGCGGTATTCAGTTGCTTGAACAGATGTCCGATGTAGATGCGAGCCGTGGACACCGCAGCAAAGGCGTTGAACGCAACGGTTGTGATTGGATTATGCTCCAGGTTCAGTATTTGGAGATTATTGAGCTTATCGAAGAGTCCACTGCAAAGTAGAACATGCTTAAGAGATGTGTGGGGAATTCACAAATTTGATGCTTACCCTTGAATGCGATCCAGATTGTTGTGGGCCAGATGAAtctccagcagcagcggcgagTGATGAAACAGTTCGTCTGGCAGCCGGGCAATGTTGTTGCGTTCCAAGTGCAGCACCAGCAATTGCTTTTGCGCCTTCAGGAAATCCCTGCCCAGATAGCTGATGTTACTGCGTATGCCAATGTATGAGAGATTCTCCGACTTCCAGAACAACTCAGCGGGCACATTGTCACCGCAGTTATGCAACTCAAAGCCACGCAACTTGGTCATGTGCCACAGCTCCTGAGAGCTAAGCAACGACATGTCCACGCTGCTGTTCTTCAGCGAACAGTCGAGCGAGAGTTGCAGTAATTCAGTTTGCTTGGCAAAGATTTCACTTGCCACATTTGCCATGTTGCGCACAACAATCGAGAGGCGATTCAGATGCACAAGAGGATGCAAGAGTGTGCCTGGCAAATCGCTGCGACCCTTGAGCGTTAGGTCTGTGATATCTGTGACGTTGCCAAAAAAGTTGGCCGGCAACGTCGCTTTGAAACCGATTAGCGATAGTTTCTTGAGGCCCGGATAGTTGGTGAAATGCTGCTGCAGTAGCTCATCGCGCTCGTCACGCGTCTCAAAGTAGTTCGATACCTCCAGTTGAGTGTAGTTGCTCACGCCCAGCTTGAGCAGCGCTTGGCGAATGGTCTGCTCATTGGGTATGGCACAATTGTTGATGCTCAGCGGTCCAATGCGACCGGCCTTCAGTGGCGGCAAATAGCCAAAGCCGCGCACATCGAAAATGCTGCAGCTGATGCTATAAAGCTGATTTGAGCTGCTTAACGTAACCATGCCGCACTTGATCCGCTGATTCTTACACTCGCACTCATTGTTCCCCTTCAGCAATGCCTCGCAGCCCGCTTTGGTCGTATACAATGCCGGTGCTCCATCCGAACTAATGCTAGTGACGTTGTCCTGCAGGCTGTTGCTGCtagacagcagcagaagattggccaacacaaacaccagcaacaacatccTTGGCTGATGATGCTCACACTTAGACTGCTGAGTGCTGTAACAAGAGTGAATTACACAGGCATCGAACATCGATTAGCAAATACGACAAACAGCTGTTTCACAGCACAGGTAAAGAAATGCAATTCAGTTTCATTGGAAGTGCTTATAATGGGCTAAAGATTAAACGCAAAAATTGATAGGCAATGTAAGAGCATCATCGTGTTCGGCTGCATCTTTCTACCCAGGTAGCTGGCTACCTCAGATTCGGCCAACCGCTTACCTGTGTCTACACTCCCTAATGTCTGCATTTAATAGCCTGTTAAGCTTTAAACTCGTGATGAAGCCTAAGAAGCAGCCTCAACGATAAGCGAGATTCAATTTCGAGAAGAGATCgcagttttagtatttttatttatttatgcttatctgtatatgtttttatttataaactatCTTGCGATAgtatattgtttaatttattgtatatgcttatcaatatatatatttctatccGTTTACACTTGATGTGTAAACTTGTGGTGGAAAATATTACCACACCtttttctttacttatttacaaaagttagtattatttaaagttatttattatttgccaagaattattattaatatttatttaatagtcTTGTCTTATTTTGAGTTAAGTTTATTTGAacataagtatttttattcattGCCGTCTAAGAATCAATACGTACATATATTGATAACCaatgttatatttagtatacgtacatatttgtcaatttatatttcagagtacttatttttattagcatTCTTTGTCAAGAATTAACTTGATTTTATAGTTTACTATTTCCTTTTGAATGACATGAATTTagctatatatattatacttatgtaattatataatatttattgaacatTGTTTTTCAAGTTTACAAAAttcgaatatttttataatatttgttatttatgtaacACGAATGACACCAATTAAAAGGTAAGTTTTCTTGcactatattttatacttatgTGATGATTTATGCTGTGATAAATTACGCatgctatatatatttattcgcTGATTGATTTATGACAAAACAgctcttaaatttaaatgtgtcCCACTGTGCAACAGCTGAAGTTCAATGCGcctgcaatttattttgatgcAAGTTGTCGGCTTAGTTGAACATCTTTTGCTGTTGATCGACCTGatctgtctgtccatctgaccatctgtctgtccgtctgtctgcttGAATTTCTCATGTACAGCAACaagaaattacattttattctggttttctttttcattacaaatgcaaaaatgcaaaatggcaAGTCGGCCATTATCTGCATTCGCGTCTGTTGATCGATGATCGCTGGCTGACTATCCAGTTGGAAGTTGGAAGTTGCagtcgaagttgaagttgaagttgaggtACAAGATGGAGCTACACTCGAGATGCTGGGTATATCGTATCGTTTAATGTGTACATGCGTAAATGGCTTCGCCTCCTTTACGCAGTTGCATTCACAGATGTGGCcaatgcatttgaatttgcagCCGCCAGCCATATGAtcacatcgacatcgacatcgacttcGACATGAACCAATCAGCTAGCCAGTCTCAATTCGGGGCACTTTcagcctctctctctctcactcactcttttAGTATCTTTGCCTTCCGTCTCTTCATGTTCGTCCCCATCCCATGCCGTTGGCACTAAAGGCACTGCGgtggcaaacatttcatttttcacgATTTGCTTTTGgtgctgcgctgcgctgcgatCCGACGTTTCGTATTCCCAAGAgctaaatcaataaattacgTGACAGGCATGCAGAAAACTTGATGCTCGATGTTCGATGCCTCTCCACTGAACATGCACTCATGTACATACAGATACTTTGAGTGATCGTCGCCCGTTGTTGGGTTTTCTTCGTTTTGATTGAATCAATCAAAAATGCGCATTTATATAAAAGCTTGGCCGCCATACTCAGACTCTgactccaacttcaacttcaactcatACTCATGCATATATCGTTTGCAGATCTTCTCAACAACacaacataaattattattatggctTGCCAAtggccagcaacaacataaaactataagagagagagagagagagagagagaactttGTCTGGCAGCATCGAGAgcattaattttgattggtTTCCATTTGTTGCGATGGATTGGATATTCGCAATCAAAATAGTAGACAGAAACAGGATGTTTGGCTTGCCAAATTACGCTTAATTAACTTCTTGAACAACTTTTAATCTAATCGTTGTTGGAAAAATGGCCAAAAGTCAAGTCGCTGTGGACTTGGATGAAAAGTTTTGCGGTAAGTAAATGATGCCAAATCTAATCCACATTCAATAGGCTCAAAACTTTATAAAACGGgggcaacaaaagcaactggAAGCCacattgattttgatttctttcAGTGGCACGCCAAATCGTCTTATGCTAAAACTTTTGCCTAGACTTTCGACTAGGTAAACGGACCGCAAGCTATGTAGTACCTCGAATggtaaataattttgtaagaCTGCCGCACAACATGACAGGCAAATAAATGGTCATAATCCTGGCCAGACAAAGGGCTGCGATTCACAAAAGGGAAACGCTCTGCTCTGCCCTGGTTTGCTTTCGTCTGTCTTGACTTGGTCTGGCCTCGTTCTCGGCCTCCTCGGCCCAAGCTAATAACTCACTCATACACTGAGCGAGAGCAAAGAATGTCTGGGGCCATCTAATGGGGAGAATGGAAAGCCAGAAAGCAATGGGGTTGGTGGTCTTCTTTTTATgcgtttttcatttgatttatttattataaattatacgCCGCATGCAAATTGGTAGCTCAACCTACCAAAAATACAACGAGAAAACAGAAATTAAGTTGTTCTGCAATGGTTTTCCAAGAAACGTTTTGCAGTTGAGCTAATACTCGGCAAGTTGTTCCCCCgcatacaaataataattcgCCTCAAATTCGAATACGCACgttttataagaaaaataatacaagGCAGCCAAAAAATATTACACTGCCTGCAGCGCCCACGCAACCAACGAAGGGGGGAGGAGCAGAAAAAGAGGCAGCCAAACCCTTTGCCTTGAGGCAAGTGCGTCACCCTCAGTGCGTCTCACGAACTCACTTCAGTGGCAAATCAAATAGACGCATGAAATTTAATAGTACGAACAATTTTTGACGTTTGCttttgaaaacaaatgcaaatggaaacaGAAACATAAACGGAAACGGAGGAAATGGTAATGGTAATGGTAATGGCAACATGAACGCGGGCAACGCCCATTCCCGAAAATGTGCGTTTTTCCTGCAAGCAACTCCATCTAtacttacttacttatttCTGTGCTGCCgcctatttatttattttaattaaaacggACACGTGTTGctattttcttgttgttatttgccAAGCCAACTTTAGCGACAAGAAACCAAAAATGGAACTGAGAAAAGAACTTCAACACAGCAGGAAATTTCATTGAATTGACGCAAGTGTAATCGAGAACAGCCTCAACTCTGAAACAAATACCTTAGCACACACCATCTATTGTATTGAAGCAAcattgttatacccgctatccatgggttgaaaggtattataaatttatccaaacctataaagaatatgtaTTCATATTTGCTGAAGTTATTACTAACAAAGAAAGCATAGCtcatttcttaaaattaatatgtttTCGTATTTCtaatattccaaataaaaatttaaattaaaaaaaaattatatttctaatataaaattaaaaaaaaatgaagtcCAAATATTCTAATTACCAAGAAAAATTCACCTTATTTTGAGTAAgtttaacaaaatgtttaaaaaacacaattttgttaaatttgtatcatcatttgaatattatatttagagtATCATTAAATACCAAACTATTTTGCATATCAACTTTATTTCAATTCtcattaaaacaataaatattccaCAAATTTTAACTCAACTAAGCTTACGTTTAACCTAAGACAAGCTGTGTAATTATCAACAGACAGCATGCAGAAGTCAAGCTCAAAAACTGCAATGCGAAATGCGGACTTacgaattgttgttgttgtccaccACGAATTTGTCACAAATATGCAGTAACAGCGGATCATAGGTAGAAAGTTCGCAGAGAAAGCTTTTTAATGTAAGCTCTCTCAGAGAAGCGCTTTGTACTAAGAAAGCATTTGACATTATTAGCGTAACAACAGAAAAGAAGGCAAATTTGTATGGAAATATCGAAATTGAAAGAGCGAGATAGAGCGAGTGAggtgagcgagcgagcgatATGCCGAGAGCTTGCACAGTGAGTGAAAACGACGAACATGCCTCCAATTTTGGTCGTTTTGCGTGCAAATCGGGTTTCGCACCAAAGTGCAGTACTGCCATTTGACTGCCAGTGCTGCCATTTAGCTTAGCTGACGCTGCTAATAAGTAAGGTTAATCAGAACATTTTTGCATACTAGTTGTTAGTGCGTGTGCGAGGCCGCGCAATAAGCATACATATGATGGCGTACGTacgcaagtgtgtgtgtaaagtaTTCTTTTAATTGCTCATTAGAGCGGTATATTTGAGGCTGCGCATAATGCagggtataaatataaatatattgtattcgTAAAAGGGATTACCTGAAACTTTCTTGACAATTGTGGacacaatatacatatgtacatatgtacgttattcaattttgtattattatttgttgtagCATTTTGATCTTGATGTAAGATTTTACCTTCTTTTTCAACATTATTGAAGATTTAAGTCTCGATTTAATCTCGATTtacccgctacctataggTAGAAGGATAGAATGATATTATATCTTTGCGGCTCTAGAAAATGTACTATGTAATATGCAGAAGAAAGGAGCATctgtgaaataataataattttataattttttttgacagcacttgttatgtttgtacgctgaacaagtttgtttcaaaaaaTTTGCTTGCGATCGgaaacaaattatagaaattatataagaaatacttttgtgtgggcaaaaacgcccacttactatgggtcttagttgcttcggttgacaatctggtatattttacactctacggtatattttgcaatataccaaatatatcaattcgtatatttttagtattttgtatttgaaaatgaataccgcactgttgTTGCCTTCATTTagtcaactgtagctttcttacttgtttaattttctTCTTGGACTCGTTCCATCTCTAATTACTTATTCAGTTTTTATCTacaatttctttctttgtcGTTTCTAAGGCCTGAATACTCAACTGCAATTGCTTTGCTGCTACTCCTTGTGAATTGAAGTCGACTACCATGAAGCAGGGGCGTGACCGAAGCCTTCAACAGTAAATTTTTGCATACCACCGCCTTTTGTTACAgacgagcaacagcaacagcagcagcaacagatcAACAATGTAGTAGGAGCTGAAGCTAGGCGAAGGCATAAGCTAGAAAATGCCCCTGAGTGGTGTTTTTTCAAAAAGTGCGCGGTAGGATTTGGATACCGCGATCATGATCGTGTCCAAAACGtgcttaagttttttttttcttctcctttgttgtttttttgtgttttttacgGCCAGTCACCGTTGCCCGTCGCCTTGAAACAAAAGGTAGCTGGAGTAGTAGCCAGTAGCCAGTAGCCGGCTAGTCATCAGAGGTCCAAAATTAGCATAGACAGTTTGCTGCTgttcgccatcgccatcgatggcgatgttgttgatgtagttgtggttgctggttgttggttgcttc
This DNA window, taken from Drosophila nasuta strain 15112-1781.00 chromosome 2L, ASM2355853v1, whole genome shotgun sequence, encodes the following:
- the LOC132786722 gene encoding uncharacterized protein LOC132786722 isoform X1 — its product is MPPLSTQQSKCEHHQPRMLLLVFVLANLLLLSSSNSLQDNVTSISSDGAPALYTTKAGCEALLKGNNECECKNQRIKCGMVTLSSSNQLYSISCSIFDVRGFGYLPPLKAGRIGPLSINNCAIPNEQTIRQALLKLGVSNYTQLEVSNYFETRDERDELLQQHFTNYPGLKKLSLIGFKATLPANFFGNVTDITDLTLKGRSDLPGTLLHPLVHLNRLSIVVRNMANVASEIFAKQTELLQLSLDCSLKNSSVDMSLLSSQELWHMTKLRGFELHNCGDNVPAELFWKSENLSYIGIRSNISYLGRDFLKAQKQLLVLHLERNNIARLPDELFHHSPLLLEIHLAHNNLDRIQGGLFDKLNNLQILNLEHNPITTVAFNAFAAVSTARIYIGHLFKQLNTADWARATNATLCEEEYVNGVCRYCKRDEFLDHFSDKETCNKRNDPGKLIEVLTRKVFENRLKFSPSYQAKLMDDTLEETKSLKQRDGEQQQQ
- the LOC132786722 gene encoding leucine-rich repeat-containing protein 15 isoform X2, giving the protein MLLLVFVLANLLLLSSSNSLQDNVTSISSDGAPALYTTKAGCEALLKGNNECECKNQRIKCGMVTLSSSNQLYSISCSIFDVRGFGYLPPLKAGRIGPLSINNCAIPNEQTIRQALLKLGVSNYTQLEVSNYFETRDERDELLQQHFTNYPGLKKLSLIGFKATLPANFFGNVTDITDLTLKGRSDLPGTLLHPLVHLNRLSIVVRNMANVASEIFAKQTELLQLSLDCSLKNSSVDMSLLSSQELWHMTKLRGFELHNCGDNVPAELFWKSENLSYIGIRSNISYLGRDFLKAQKQLLVLHLERNNIARLPDELFHHSPLLLEIHLAHNNLDRIQGGLFDKLNNLQILNLEHNPITTVAFNAFAAVSTARIYIGHLFKQLNTADWARATNATLCEEEYVNGVCRYCKRDEFLDHFSDKETCNKRNDPGKLIEVLTRKVFENRLKFSPSYQAKLMDDTLEETKSLKQRDGEQQQQ